One stretch of Candidatus Omnitrophota bacterium DNA includes these proteins:
- the cbiQ gene encoding cobalt ECF transporter T component CbiQ, protein MAAVNSNRFIERSISGTVSFLKESVFSDEYASRKGLLQSIDPRMKLVTFALLLLTVLFTKSIATVFYLYVVSLIFTYLSKIDLAFFLKRTWIFIPLFSLFIAIPALFSVFTPGETISGFNVFGLHFIITRQGLYGASLFIMRVITSVSFAVLLSITTKHFELLKVLRIFRVPQVFVMILGMCYRYIYLFAEVVENTYLAIKSRVGTAMHYKKGQHIVAWSMASLWYRSYRFNEEVYSAMLSRGYRGEPVIFNDFRMRSRDWLWLGFVVIICAVPIYLAR, encoded by the coding sequence ATGGCAGCTGTCAATAGCAACAGGTTCATAGAGCGGTCGATTTCCGGTACGGTCTCTTTCTTGAAAGAGTCCGTCTTTTCGGATGAATACGCATCGAGAAAAGGCCTCCTGCAGTCCATTGATCCGAGGATGAAGCTTGTGACATTCGCGCTCTTGCTCCTGACGGTCTTGTTCACTAAAAGTATAGCAACGGTCTTTTATCTTTATGTCGTATCGCTTATATTTACCTATTTATCGAAGATCGATCTGGCCTTCTTCCTTAAGAGAACCTGGATATTCATTCCGCTATTCTCTCTCTTTATAGCTATTCCGGCGTTATTCAGTGTCTTCACTCCGGGGGAGACGATATCGGGCTTTAACGTCTTCGGATTACACTTTATTATTACGCGACAGGGATTATACGGCGCTTCATTATTTATTATGCGCGTTATAACTTCCGTATCTTTTGCTGTACTACTTAGCATCACCACGAAACATTTTGAACTTTTGAAGGTATTACGCATATTCAGGGTGCCTCAAGTCTTTGTTATGATACTGGGGATGTGCTACCGGTACATCTACTTATTTGCAGAAGTTGTAGAAAATACTTACCTCGCGATAAAGAGCCGCGTGGGGACAGCGATGCATTACAAGAAAGGCCAGCATATCGTAGCATGGAGCATGGCATCGCTCTGGTATAGGTCGTACCGGTTTAATGAGGAAGTGTATAGCGCGATGCTCTCGAGAGGGTATAGGGGAGAGCCCGTCATCTTCAATGATTTCAGGATGAGGTCAAGGGATTGGCTGTGGTTAGGTTTCGTGGTAATAATATGCGCTGTGCCCATATATCTGGCGCGTTAA
- the lipA gene encoding lipoyl synthase: MDRIERNIKRPFWINKKINLRDCADVKKKLGSLGLNTVCEEALCPNIGECFSKAQATFLILGKICTRQCSFCGVKKGSPSPVDPDEPAKVADGARRLGLRHVVITSVTRDDLPDGGAQAFIDTISCLRRHERKIVIEILTPDFNFDKSAIQNVAMAEPDIFAHNIETVPRLYMEARNGADYDRSLRVLSYIKECDNAMHVKSGIMLGLGEREDEVLSTFRDIAGTGCDFLSIGQYLAPSKNHLPVKEYVSPDRFKRYKEDALKAGFRHVVSGPYVRSSYSASEYLESEGAPVNGSCQ; encoded by the coding sequence ATGGATAGAATAGAAAGAAATATAAAACGGCCCTTCTGGATAAATAAAAAGATCAATCTTAGAGATTGCGCCGATGTGAAGAAGAAACTCGGTAGTCTGGGTCTCAATACCGTCTGTGAAGAGGCGCTTTGCCCGAATATAGGGGAGTGTTTCTCTAAGGCTCAGGCCACGTTTCTTATCCTGGGAAAGATATGCACCAGGCAGTGCTCATTTTGCGGAGTGAAAAAGGGCTCTCCGTCACCGGTCGACCCCGATGAGCCCGCGAAGGTGGCAGATGGGGCGCGGCGACTGGGCCTGAGACATGTGGTTATAACAAGCGTTACGCGCGACGACCTGCCAGACGGCGGAGCGCAGGCCTTTATCGATACCATATCGTGCCTGCGCAGGCACGAACGGAAAATCGTGATCGAGATATTGACGCCCGATTTTAATTTTGACAAATCCGCGATACAAAATGTAGCTATGGCCGAGCCGGATATCTTCGCTCACAACATAGAGACTGTGCCGCGGCTGTATATGGAAGCGCGTAACGGCGCGGATTACGACAGATCGCTCAGGGTGCTATCATATATAAAGGAATGCGATAATGCCATGCATGTGAAATCAGGCATCATGTTGGGCTTGGGTGAGCGCGAGGATGAGGTGCTTAGCACCTTCCGCGATATCGCCGGAACCGGATGTGATTTTTTAAGTATCGGGCAGTATCTCGCGCCAAGCAAGAATCATCTGCCGGTGAAGGAGTACGTATCTCCCGATAGATTCAAGCGGTACAAAGAGGATGCATTGAAAGCAGGTTTTCGCCATGTCGTAAGCGGCCCATATGTACGAAGCTCGTATTCGGCATCGGAATATCTGGAATCGGAAGGGGCACCGGTCAATGGCAGCTGTCAATAG
- the gcvH gene encoding glycine cleavage system protein GcvH: MHIPDDLLYTKEHEWVRIKGKTAAIGITDYAQGSLGDITFVDIAKAGNAIEQFKQYATVESVKAASDVYAPVSGKISKINGELAIHPELVNQSPYDKGYFAVVDINNDKDPSRLMSAAEYKKYVEGLS; encoded by the coding sequence ATGCACATACCGGATGATCTTTTATACACGAAAGAACATGAATGGGTAAGAATCAAAGGTAAGACCGCTGCTATCGGCATCACCGATTATGCTCAAGGGTCATTAGGTGATATCACATTCGTAGATATAGCTAAAGCGGGAAATGCCATTGAGCAGTTTAAACAATATGCCACGGTCGAGTCGGTCAAGGCGGCGTCCGATGTGTATGCGCCGGTATCCGGCAAGATTTCAAAGATTAACGGAGAACTTGCCATCCATCCGGAGCTTGTCAACCAGTCGCCGTACGATAAAGGCTATTTCGCGGTAGTTGATATAAATAATGACAAGGATCCCTCGAGGCTCATGTCTGCCGCAGAATATAAAAAATATGTAGAGGGATTGTCTTAG
- the gcvPA gene encoding aminomethyl-transferring glycine dehydrogenase subunit GcvPA, producing MNYVPHTDKDKADMLKAIGAKSVEDLFKDIAPALRPKSFDIPEGKSEFEVCRYIKSLASKNATNLISFLGAGFYDHYIPAAVDALASRSEFYTAYTPYQPESSQGWLQAIYEYQTAICELMELDVSNASLYDGGTALYEAAMMAVRLTGRKKIIVDQGVNLIYRTMLYTYTSNLSIEFVETPVVHGQSSREAVLKHLDSNTAAVILQNPNFFGAIDDYTDIVKKSHEAGAIAIQSVYPISMGMLKTPGEMGFDIATGEGQSLGIPLSFGGPYLGFMAARKEHVRQMPGRIVGATVDMDGKRGYVLTLQTREQHIRREKATSNICSNEALCALRAVIYLSLIGKTGLKELAQLNHDKAEFAKSVLEKISGVTVKRSSPTFNEFTICLPKNADDVVHKMVEKGYAAGFPLGRFYKGMENYLLLAVTEKRTKEDILKFGDSLEAVLCD from the coding sequence ATGAACTATGTCCCGCATACCGACAAGGATAAGGCCGATATGCTGAAGGCTATAGGCGCCAAGTCGGTCGAAGACCTGTTTAAAGATATCGCTCCGGCGCTTAGGCCGAAATCGTTCGATATCCCCGAAGGTAAATCGGAGTTCGAGGTCTGCCGCTACATTAAGTCGCTTGCCTCGAAGAACGCCACAAACCTTATCAGTTTCCTGGGCGCCGGTTTCTACGATCACTATATTCCCGCGGCGGTCGATGCTCTTGCATCGAGGTCAGAATTCTATACCGCATACACTCCGTATCAGCCTGAGTCGTCTCAAGGATGGCTTCAGGCGATCTATGAATATCAGACAGCCATCTGTGAACTTATGGAACTCGATGTCTCCAATGCGTCGCTCTACGACGGTGGAACGGCGCTCTATGAGGCCGCCATGATGGCGGTAAGGCTCACCGGGCGGAAAAAGATCATCGTGGACCAGGGTGTAAACCTTATTTACCGGACCATGCTCTACACCTATACGTCCAACCTGTCTATAGAATTTGTTGAAACGCCGGTCGTTCACGGCCAGAGCTCCCGCGAAGCGGTATTGAAACATCTTGATAGCAATACCGCCGCTGTTATACTGCAGAATCCTAACTTTTTCGGCGCAATCGACGATTATACCGATATAGTGAAGAAGAGCCACGAGGCAGGCGCTATCGCCATACAATCGGTATATCCGATATCGATGGGCATGCTTAAAACTCCCGGCGAGATGGGATTCGATATCGCCACCGGCGAAGGGCAGAGCCTTGGGATACCGCTTTCATTCGGCGGGCCGTATTTAGGGTTCATGGCCGCCAGAAAAGAGCATGTCAGGCAGATGCCGGGCAGGATAGTGGGCGCAACGGTCGATATGGACGGGAAGAGAGGATACGTGCTTACTCTGCAGACGAGAGAGCAGCACATAAGAAGGGAAAAGGCGACCTCAAATATCTGTTCCAACGAGGCGCTCTGCGCCTTGCGCGCGGTCATATATCTTTCGCTTATAGGCAAGACGGGATTAAAGGAACTGGCGCAGCTTAATCATGACAAGGCGGAATTCGCCAAAAGCGTCCTTGAAAAGATATCCGGGGTGACGGTGAAGAGAAGTTCGCCGACGTTTAATGAGTTTACCATATGCCTTCCGAAGAATGCCGATGATGTGGTACACAAGATGGTCGAGAAAGGTTACGCGGCAGGTTTTCCCTTGGGCAGGTTTTATAAAGGAATGGAAAATTATCTTCTCTTAGCGGTGACCGAGAAGAGGACGAAGGAAGATATCCTCAAGTTCGGGGATAGCCTGGAGGCCGTATTATGCGACTGA
- the gcvPB gene encoding aminomethyl-transferring glycine dehydrogenase subunit GcvPB, which yields MRLIFEKNVKGRRGLKIQASDVPATSALEAKYLRKDPPDLPDISELDVVRHYTNLSRLNFSVDTNFYPLGSCTMKYNPKFTEVLAGLEGFTAVHPLLPQLSGGGILTQGSLEVIYNTKKLLCEITGMAGFTMQPLAGAHGELTGVMLIAAYHRHHGLRRKYVIVPDSSHGTNPASAAIAGYQVIVIPTDSDGYMNIAEYKRRLNDEVAAVMLTCPDTLGIFNPRIKEITDLAHDVGALMYYDGANLNAVLGKCRPADIGFDVMHINLHKTFATPHGGGGPGSGPVGVCEKLIDFLPIPRIVKRSDGTFALDYHRHKSIGYIAPFYGNFGVILKAYAYMLLLGKKGLIEASESAVLSANYCRVKLKGHYDIPFDRICMHECVLSASKQIKNGVHALDIAKYLIDMGYHPPTIYFPLIVKEAIMIEPTETESKETLDEFIETMIAIAKLAETDPQAVKRAPLTRSVKRLDETKAAREPNLRWRA from the coding sequence ATGCGACTGATCTTCGAGAAGAATGTAAAGGGCCGGCGCGGCCTTAAGATCCAGGCATCCGACGTTCCGGCGACTTCCGCGCTGGAGGCTAAATATCTCCGGAAAGATCCGCCGGACCTTCCGGACATTTCGGAACTCGACGTAGTGCGCCATTACACGAATCTGTCACGGCTCAACTTCTCAGTCGATACTAATTTTTATCCCCTGGGCTCCTGCACGATGAAGTACAATCCGAAATTCACCGAAGTTCTCGCGGGCCTGGAAGGTTTCACCGCGGTCCATCCTCTTCTACCGCAGCTTTCAGGCGGCGGCATCCTGACGCAAGGTTCTCTCGAAGTTATCTATAATACAAAAAAACTTCTTTGCGAGATAACGGGTATGGCCGGGTTTACTATGCAGCCGCTTGCCGGAGCTCATGGGGAGTTGACGGGCGTTATGCTGATAGCCGCCTATCACAGGCACCACGGATTGCGGAGGAAGTATGTTATAGTTCCGGACTCTTCACACGGCACAAACCCTGCGAGCGCGGCGATAGCCGGTTATCAGGTCATAGTGATACCGACAGATAGCGATGGTTACATGAATATAGCGGAGTACAAGAGGCGGCTGAACGATGAAGTGGCCGCGGTCATGCTTACGTGTCCTGACACTCTGGGCATATTCAATCCACGTATTAAGGAGATCACCGATCTTGCGCACGACGTGGGGGCGTTGATGTATTATGATGGAGCGAATCTGAACGCCGTTCTGGGCAAGTGCCGCCCGGCGGATATAGGGTTCGATGTAATGCACATTAACCTTCATAAGACATTTGCGACACCTCATGGCGGCGGCGGCCCGGGATCCGGACCGGTAGGCGTGTGCGAGAAGCTGATAGATTTTCTGCCGATCCCGCGCATAGTTAAGCGCTCCGACGGCACATTCGCCCTCGATTATCACAGGCATAAGTCCATAGGATATATAGCGCCGTTCTACGGCAACTTCGGCGTAATATTGAAGGCATATGCCTATATGCTTTTATTGGGGAAGAAAGGCCTTATAGAGGCATCGGAATCCGCGGTCCTCAGCGCCAATTATTGCAGGGTAAAACTTAAAGGCCATTACGATATACCTTTCGACAGGATATGTATGCACGAATGCGTCCTATCCGCCTCGAAACAGATCAAAAACGGCGTGCATGCCCTCGACATCGCCAAATATCTTATCGATATGGGGTATCATCCTCCTACAATATACTTCCCGCTGATAGTCAAAGAGGCGATCATGATAGAACCCACAGAGACAGAATCTAAAGAGACGCTCGATGAATTTATCGAAACGATGATAGCGATAGCCAAACTCGCCGAGACAGATCCGCAAGCTGTAAAGCGCGCGCCGCTTACAAGGTCCGTGAAGAGGCTCGATGAGACTAAGGCGGCCCGAGAGCCTAACTTGCGCTGGCGCGCCTAG
- a CDS encoding lipoate--protein ligase family protein has translation MSVSWRIIDTGPMDPAANMAFDEAILQGYQCHSSPPTLRIYGWKNPGLSLGYSQDPEQELDIEFCRKVSMPFVRRITGGGIILHGNELTYSLVCSKSDLSIPAHVLSSYKIISSFLIAFYNALGIKARFACDVVKNETLSEPSAICFAAKEKYDIVSGGRKIGGSAQKRTRGVIFQHGSIPFNFDRGRALSFSRAELPRGSEYDAVCLEEVLGRGVNAADMSKVMIRAFTESFDIRAEVGGLSSAEEECFSKLKTMKYESSDWNFNRIDRLRA, from the coding sequence ATGAGCGTATCCTGGCGGATCATCGATACCGGGCCCATGGATCCTGCCGCTAACATGGCATTCGATGAGGCTATCCTGCAGGGATATCAATGTCATTCTTCTCCTCCGACGCTGCGTATTTACGGATGGAAAAATCCGGGCCTTTCGCTCGGGTATTCACAGGATCCTGAGCAGGAGCTCGATATCGAGTTCTGCCGAAAGGTATCGATGCCGTTCGTGAGAAGGATTACGGGCGGCGGGATCATATTACACGGTAACGAACTCACCTATAGCCTTGTCTGTTCAAAGTCCGACCTTAGCATTCCCGCGCATGTATTGTCATCATATAAGATCATCTCTTCGTTCTTGATTGCATTTTATAATGCCTTAGGTATAAAGGCCCGGTTTGCGTGCGATGTCGTGAAGAATGAAACGCTTTCGGAGCCTTCGGCAATATGTTTTGCGGCAAAAGAGAAGTATGATATAGTTTCAGGCGGTAGAAAGATAGGCGGCAGTGCCCAGAAGCGGACGCGCGGCGTAATATTTCAACACGGCAGTATTCCTTTCAATTTCGACAGGGGGCGGGCCTTGTCCTTTTCGAGAGCGGAGCTTCCTCGCGGTAGTGAATACGATGCGGTCTGTCTGGAAGAAGTTCTGGGCCGTGGTGTTAATGCGGCAGATATGTCTAAGGTCATGATAAGAGCGTTTACAGAGTCATTCGATATTAGGGCCGAGGTGGGCGGGCTTTCAAGCGCAGAAGAAGAGTGTTTCTCGAAGCTGAAAACGATGAAATATGAAAGCTCCGATTGGAATTTTAACAGGATAGATAGGTTGCGAGCATAA